ACCACCACCAATAGAGCTCAAACGCTGATCACGGTAGGCGCGGGAAACTGGGTTATCCCACATGAAGCCCATACCTCCCCAGTACTGCAGGCAGGCGTCTGTGACTTCACGCACCAAACGCCCCGCTTTCAACTTCGCCATGGAGGCTTTCAAGGTCACTTCCATGCCATTGATGTAGCCATCTACCGCGTCATAGGTCAACGCACGCAGAGCTTCTACTTCGGTTTGCAACTCCGCCAGACGGAAGTGAATTACCTGCTGATCCAACAGCGGCTTACCAAACGCCTGGCGCTCGCGGGTGTATTCAATAGTGGTGTTAATGCAGTGTTCCATGGACTTCAGTAATCCCGCAGCGCAATACAAACGCTCTTCCTGGAACTGAATCATCTGATAGGTAAAACCCATGCCCTCTTCACCAATCAGGTTCTTCTGTGGGACGCGCACCTCGTCGAAGAAAATCTGTGCAGTATCGGAAGAACGCATGCCCAATTTGTCGAGCTTTTCCGAGAATGAAATACCCGGGGTGTTGGTAGGCACGACGATCAAAGATTTGCTCTTATGAGGCTTGTCACCACCGGTATTGGCCAGCAGGCACAGATAGTCCGCTTGGGTGGCGTTGGTGATCCACATTTTGGTGCCGTTGATGATGTAGTCGTCTCCGTCTTTTACAGCGGTGGTTTTAATATTGGCCACATCAGAACCGGCGTGAGGCTCACTCACAGCAATTGAGCATACTGCATCACCTGCAATGGCTTTTGAAAGAAACTCTTCCTTGATGTAGTTGCTGCCAAACTTGGCCATGGCCGGTGTAGACATATCGGTTTGCACACCGATGGCCATGGAAACACCGCCACTGGCAATGCGACCTAGCTCTTCAGAGAACACAATTTGATAACTGTAGTCCAATCCCATGCCGCCGTACTCGGCTGGCTTGGCGATCCCCAGAAGACCAAGGTCGCCCATTTTTTTGAACAGCTTATGAGCTGGGAAGATACCGTCTTTTTCCCATTGATCACAGTAGGGGTTGATTTCTTTATCAATAAACTGGGCAATGGTATTACGTATTGCTTCGTGTTCTTCAGTAAATCTCATAATTATTCTCTCTCGCTTAATTGTCTGTGGCTACCTGCTCTACTTACGGGAAAAAACAATTACTTAAATGTAGGCAGTTTCATTGTCATTGTTGTTATCCTTTATATTTTTGTGTGCGCTTTAGTTATCTGCGTTATTCCGGTGTTCGCGGGAATGAGGGGCCATTTATAAGGCTTTTCGTGATTAAAACCCATACTGACGTGACGCTAGATCACGCATAATTTCTTCCGATCCCCCGCCAATGGCATTGACGCGCACTTCACGGTAAATACGCTCCACGCGATTGCCACGGATATAGGAAATACCCCCCATAATCTGCATGGCCTCACGAGCACAAAATTCCATGGTCTGACTGGCCTGCACCTTACACATTGCGATATCGCCAGCATTGGGCTTACCATCCATCAACTGTTTTGAGCATACTTGGATATAGGCTTGAGTGGCGTTTATGCGTTGTTTCATATCAGCAATTTTGTGACGGATCACCTGATGCTGGGACAAGGTCTTGCCAAAGGTCTTACGCTCCTGGGCCCACTTTACCGCATCTTCGAGACAGACGCGGGCGAAGGCTTCCATGGACACAATCAACTGCATACGTTCCAGATTGAAGTTGCCCATAATGGCTTTAAAACCTTCGTTTTCATTGCCCACCAAGTTGCCTACAGGCACTCGCACATTGTCGAAGTATAAGGTCGCGGTATCGGATGCCCACCAGCCCTGTTTTTTATCCAGCTGCGTGCGGCTAACGCCCTCGGCATCGAGAGGAATCAACAACAGAGAGATACCGCCCAACCCTTCTCCACCGGTACGAACGGCGGTGGAGGCCCAACTGGAGTACATGCCGCCAGTGATAAAGGTTTTGGAGCCGTTAACAATATAGAAATCTCCATCGCACACAGCAGTGGTGATTAATTGCGCCACATCAGAACCTGCACCGGGCTCGGTCACCGCCAAAGAAATACGCTTTTCACCACTGATTACAGCGGGGCCAACCTCTTGCTTAACTTCCTCGGAGGCCAGTTTCAAAATGGTAGGCAGTGAAATACCATGCACGGTGAGAGCGGCACCGACACCACCGGCACCAAGACGCGCCAACTCTTCATAGATGATATTGCCGTGCCATACATCCAACCCTTCAGTCAGGCCGCCGTAGGCCTCGGGATAACCCACGGCAAACATGCCCACTTCAGCAGCCTTGGGGAAGATCTCATCGGGAACCTTATGATCCTCCTCCCATTGATTGGCATAGGGCATCAGCTCGGAATCAATAAACTTACGCAGCTGATCGCGCCAGGCCTCGTGATCTTCGGTCAAATAGGGGTTGGGTAAACGTGCTCCATCGAAATCCAGGGACATACTGACCTCGTTTATTATTTTTCCACCGATAGTAAAAGGAGAGTATTGGTTAAGGGAAATAACCGCAACACCACTACATTAACCGTATACTTAAATAGTAAAGCCACCATGAATTTCCATTACATCGCCGCTTAGATAGCTATTTTCAAATATAGATTCTACTGCTTGAGCAATATTTTCTGTGGCTCCAATTCGACGTAGTGGAACCATCTTCGCAAAGCCTTCCAGAATATCCGCGGGCATACTTCTTAATAATTCAGTTTCAATAGTACCCGGTGCAACAACCATAGAGCGAATATTGTATGGACCAAGTTCTTTCGCCCAAACACGACTCATGGAAACAATGCCAGCTTTGGCTGCAGAATAATTTGTTTGACCAAAATTACCGCGATAAGCGATAGAAGACATGCTAACAATACAGCCTTCGTTTACGCCTAGTTCAACCATGTGTGCAGCCGCTTCGCGGGCACATAGGAAAGTGCCTTTCATATGCACATCTACAACAAATTCAAAATGGTCAGCACTCATCTTATTAACCACTTTGCCTTCT
The sequence above is drawn from the Ketobacter sp. MCCC 1A13808 genome and encodes:
- a CDS encoding acyl-CoA dehydrogenase family protein produces the protein MRFTEEHEAIRNTIAQFIDKEINPYCDQWEKDGIFPAHKLFKKMGDLGLLGIAKPAEYGGMGLDYSYQIVFSEELGRIASGGVSMAIGVQTDMSTPAMAKFGSNYIKEEFLSKAIAGDAVCSIAVSEPHAGSDVANIKTTAVKDGDDYIINGTKMWITNATQADYLCLLANTGGDKPHKSKSLIVVPTNTPGISFSEKLDKLGMRSSDTAQIFFDEVRVPQKNLIGEEGMGFTYQMIQFQEERLYCAAGLLKSMEHCINTTIEYTRERQAFGKPLLDQQVIHFRLAELQTEVEALRALTYDAVDGYINGMEVTLKASMAKLKAGRLVREVTDACLQYWGGMGFMWDNPVSRAYRDQRLSSIGGGADEVMLGIICKKMGILPRLI
- a CDS encoding acyl-CoA dehydrogenase family protein; translated protein: MSLDFDGARLPNPYLTEDHEAWRDQLRKFIDSELMPYANQWEEDHKVPDEIFPKAAEVGMFAVGYPEAYGGLTEGLDVWHGNIIYEELARLGAGGVGAALTVHGISLPTILKLASEEVKQEVGPAVISGEKRISLAVTEPGAGSDVAQLITTAVCDGDFYIVNGSKTFITGGMYSSWASTAVRTGGEGLGGISLLLIPLDAEGVSRTQLDKKQGWWASDTATLYFDNVRVPVGNLVGNENEGFKAIMGNFNLERMQLIVSMEAFARVCLEDAVKWAQERKTFGKTLSQHQVIRHKIADMKQRINATQAYIQVCSKQLMDGKPNAGDIAMCKVQASQTMEFCAREAMQIMGGISYIRGNRVERIYREVRVNAIGGGSEEIMRDLASRQYGF
- a CDS encoding SDR family oxidoreductase, which codes for MELNGKIVAITGGGRGIGQSVAVGLAKKGAKIAILDLDQDAMATTKALVEAAGSEARVYQCNVADEERVESTFNRIVADFGSIEGLVNNAGILRDAQLIKVKEGKVVNKMSADHFEFVVDVHMKGTFLCAREAAAHMVELGVNEGCIVSMSSIAYRGNFGQTNYSAAKAGIVSMSRVWAKELGPYNIRSMVVAPGTIETELLRSMPADILEGFAKMVPLRRIGATENIAQAVESIFENSYLSGDVMEIHGGFTI